A single region of the Chrysoperla carnea chromosome 5, inChrCarn1.1, whole genome shotgun sequence genome encodes:
- the LOC123300959 gene encoding nuclear pore complex protein NUP98B-like isoform X2 yields MFEKVVIFTLATLCVIVWSYPMEPEQQIHELRRERRSPFGAFGSRNNFPGGGHSQTGGFQHGPFSASVSQGFNHRGIGGPQTFGAGANFANPNTGSGVNFGASKTPSFGGSATAGGSLNLHHTPNGNWNAVGQHTQHYDKNWNRLGHSNYGGIQYQNKDTSFGAGATRNAPIYGKHNTEYGVNFEKRF; encoded by the exons ATGTTCGAAAAAGTCGTCATCTTTACTTTGGCAACACTATGTGTGATTGTTTGGTCATACCCAATGGAACCAGAACAACAAATACACGAATTAAGACGTGAACGTCGTTCTCCATTTGGAGCATTTGGATCCCGAAATAACTTTCCAGGTGGTGGACATTCACAAACTGGAGGCTTCCAACATGGGCCATTCAGTGCTTCTGTCTCACAAGGTTTCAATCATCGAGGAATTGGAGGTCCTCAAACCTTTGGTGCAGGTGCTAATTTCGCTAATCCAAATACTGGAAGTGGTGTAAACTTCGGTGCAAGTAAAACACCGTCATTCGGTGGTTCTGCAACAGCTGGTGGTTCATTAAATTTACATCATACTCCAAATGGTAATTGGAACGCTGTAGGACAACATACTCaacattatgataaaaattggaatcgtct TG GGCATTCAAATTATGGTGGAattcaatatcaaaataaagatacTAGTTTTGGAGCTGGTGCAACACGTAATGCACCAATTTATGGTAAACATAATACAGAGTATGGTGTGAATTTTGAGAAGAGATTTTag
- the LOC123300959 gene encoding nucleoporin NUP49/NSP49-like isoform X3, producing MEPEQQIHELRRERRSPFGAFGSRNNFPGGGHSQTGGFQHGPFSASVSQGFNHRGIGGPQTFGAGANFANPNTGSGVNFGASKTPSFGGSATAGGSLNLHHTPNGNWNAVGQHTQHYDKNWNRLGHSNYGGIQYQNKDTSFGAGATRNAPIYGKHNTEYGVNFEKRF from the exons ATGGAACCAGAACAACAAATACACGAATTAAGACGTGAACGTCGTTCTCCATTTGGAGCATTTGGATCCCGAAATAACTTTCCAGGTGGTGGACATTCACAAACTGGAGGCTTCCAACATGGGCCATTCAGTGCTTCTGTCTCACAAGGTTTCAATCATCGAGGAATTGGAGGTCCTCAAACCTTTGGTGCAGGTGCTAATTTCGCTAATCCAAATACTGGAAGTGGTGTAAACTTCGGTGCAAGTAAAACACCGTCATTCGGTGGTTCTGCAACAGCTGGTGGTTCATTAAATTTACATCATACTCCAAATGGTAATTGGAACGCTGTAGGACAACATACTCaacattatgataaaa attggaATCGTCTAGGGCATTCAAATTATGGTGGAattcaatatcaaaataaagatacTAGTTTTGGAGCTGGTGCAACACGTAATGCACCAATTTATGGTAAACATAATACAGAGTATGGTGTGAATTTTGAGAAGAGATTTTag
- the LOC123300959 gene encoding nuclear pore complex protein NUP98B-like isoform X1: MFEKVVIFTLATLCVIVWSYPMEPEQQIHELRRERRSPFGAFGSRNNFPGGGHSQTGGFQHGPFSASVSQGFNHRGIGGPQTFGAGANFANPNTGSGVNFGASKTPSFGGSATAGGSLNLHHTPNGNWNAVGQHTQHYDKNWNRLGHSNYGGIQYQNKDTSFGAGATRNAPIYGKHNTEYGVNFEKRF, translated from the coding sequence ATGTTCGAAAAAGTCGTCATCTTTACTTTGGCAACACTATGTGTGATTGTTTGGTCATATCCAATGGAACCAGAACAACAAATACACGAATTAAGACGTGAACGTCGTTCTCCATTTGGGGCATTTGGATCCCGAAATAACTTTCCAGGTGGTGGACACTCACAAACCGGCGGCTTCCAACATGGGCCATTCAGTGCTTCCGTCTCACAAGGTTTTAATCACCGAGGAATTGGAGGTCCTCAAACCTTTGGTGCAGGTGCTAATTTCGCTAATCCAAATACTGGAAGTGGTGTAAACTTCGGTGCAAGTAAAACACCGTCATTCGGTGGTTCTGCAACAGCTGGTGGTTCATTAAATTTACATCATACTCCAAATGGTAATTGGAACGCTGTAGGACAACATACTCaacattatgataaaaattggaATCGTCTAGGGCATTCAAATTATGGTGGAattcaatatcaaaataaagatacTAGTTTTGGAGCTGGTGCAACACGTAATGCACCAATTTATGGTAAACATAATACAGAGTATGGTGTGAATTTTGAGAAGAGATTTTag